From a region of the Flavobacterium branchiarum genome:
- a CDS encoding 7-carboxy-7-deazaguanine synthase QueE — protein MLSKEMQLEVNKGAMLPLMEEFYTIQGEGFHTGTAAYFIRIGGCDVGCHWCDVKESWNAELHPPTSVDLIVSNASKYADTVVITGGEPLTWDMTVLTKELKNKNLKVHIETSGAYPLTGTWDWICLSPKKNKLPTQTVYDNAHELKVIIYNKHDFIFAEEQAELVNGNAILFLQPEWSKKEEMTPLIVEYVMNNPKWRVSLQTHKYLNIP, from the coding sequence ATGTTATCAAAAGAAATGCAATTAGAAGTAAATAAAGGTGCGATGTTGCCCTTGATGGAAGAGTTTTACACGATTCAAGGTGAAGGATTTCATACAGGAACAGCAGCTTATTTTATCCGTATTGGTGGGTGTGATGTAGGTTGCCATTGGTGTGATGTTAAAGAAAGCTGGAATGCAGAATTGCATCCGCCAACAAGTGTTGACTTAATTGTGAGTAATGCTAGTAAATATGCTGATACAGTTGTTATTACTGGTGGTGAGCCATTAACATGGGACATGACTGTACTGACGAAGGAATTGAAAAATAAAAATTTGAAAGTCCACATCGAAACCTCAGGAGCTTATCCGTTAACAGGAACGTGGGATTGGATCTGTCTTTCGCCAAAAAAGAATAAATTGCCTACACAAACAGTTTATGATAATGCTCATGAGTTAAAGGTTATCATTTATAATAAGCATGATTTTATCTTTGCAGAAGAACAGGCTGAATTGGTAAATGGAAACGCAATATTATTTCTTCAGCCAGAATGGAGTAAGAAAGAAGAAATGACGCCACTTATTGTTGAGTATGTGATGAACAATCCAAAATGGAGAGTATCACTTCAAACGCATAAATATTTAAATATTCCTTAA